From a region of the Verrucomicrobiia bacterium genome:
- a CDS encoding ThuA domain-containing protein — protein MPAVTVELKRILESAGLFSVEIATTPAKGQDMSGFSPNFSAYDLVVLNYDGDPWPAETQRAFVTFMQNGGGLVVVHSTDNAFGNWKEYNEMIGVGGWGGRTAKSGSCLRLRDGKWVALELPGPGGSHGKPHPYVVTTREPNHPIMQGLPAGWLHVSDELYDRLRGPAKNVTVLASAMTDPKTGGSGEEEPVLMAISYGKGRVFHSTMGHSVDQLKCVGFIVTLQRGAEWAATGKVSQKAPADFPTATETKTRL, from the coding sequence ATGCCCGCGGTGACTGTCGAACTGAAACGAATACTGGAAAGCGCCGGGCTTTTTAGCGTGGAGATTGCCACCACGCCCGCCAAAGGCCAGGACATGAGTGGATTCAGCCCAAACTTCTCCGCCTACGATCTGGTGGTATTGAATTATGATGGCGACCCCTGGCCTGCGGAGACCCAGAGGGCTTTCGTAACATTTATGCAGAACGGCGGCGGGTTGGTGGTGGTCCATTCGACCGATAACGCTTTTGGGAATTGGAAAGAATATAATGAAATGATAGGGGTTGGCGGCTGGGGTGGACGCACGGCGAAGTCAGGTTCTTGCCTCCGGTTGCGCGATGGGAAATGGGTGGCCCTCGAACTGCCGGGCCCGGGAGGCAGCCATGGCAAACCGCATCCTTACGTGGTGACAACGCGCGAACCCAACCATCCGATCATGCAAGGGTTGCCAGCCGGGTGGTTGCACGTTTCCGATGAGCTGTACGACCGGCTGCGCGGTCCGGCAAAGAACGTAACGGTGCTGGCGTCCGCGATGACTGACCCGAAGACCGGTGGCTCGGGAGAAGAGGAGCCGGTTTTGATGGCGATTTCCTACGGGAAGGGCCGCGTCTTTCATTCGACAATGGGCCACAGCGTTGACCAGTTGAAATGCGTTGGCTTCATTGTCACCCTGCAGCGCGGGGCCGAATGGGCCGCCACAGGAAAAGTCAGCCAAAAGGCGCCTGCGGATTTTCCTACGGCGACTGAAACCAAGACACGATTGTAA